TAACCGAACTTCTCAATATTCTCCATGCCATAAATGATTGCCTTGATCTTTTCTGCGCCGTAGCTCTTATAAATCCCCTTTGGATCGTTCAGGAATTCTTCGCTTTCAGCTATGGAAGCTCTTGTAGGAAGCATTCCACCGGGAGCCATA
This is a stretch of genomic DNA from Mesotoga infera. It encodes these proteins:
- a CDS encoding sugar ABC transporter substrate-binding protein, which produces MAPGGMLPTRASIAESEEFLNDPKGIYKSYGAEKIKAIIYGMENIEKFGYVEGRVFPEMGKISGAFTIGNGIVMMFDNNATPDQVLTFWREDIRKLIGR